Proteins from one Raphanus sativus cultivar WK10039 unplaced genomic scaffold, ASM80110v3 Scaffold0115, whole genome shotgun sequence genomic window:
- the LOC130501190 gene encoding methylesterase 17 translates to MAEENQKDTVELKPRRKPPHFVLVHGMSLGSWCWYKIKCLMEVSGYTVTCIDLKSSGIDPSSADSLTSFDQYNQPLIDFLSSLPEQEQVILVGHSAGGLSLTSSIQRFPKKICLAVYIAATMLKFGLQTDEDLKDGVPDLSEHGDVYELGFGLGPENPPTSALIKPEFRRKLLYHMSPQQECALAALMMRPAPLLALTTAKMEEKGQEEEVPRVYIKTMHDRVMKPEQQEAMMKRWPPSQVYEVDSDHSPFFSNPFVLCGLLVKAAVSAGSV, encoded by the exons ATGGCGGAGGAGAATCAAAAAGACACCGTAGAACTGAAACCAAGAAGAAAACCACCACACTTTGTGCTGGTACACGGCATGAGCTTAGGATCATGGTGCTGGTACAAAATCAAGTGCCTCATGGAAGTCTCTGGCTACACCGTTACTTGCATCGACCTCAAATCCTCCGGCATCGATCCTTCCTCTGCCGATAGTCTAACTTCATTCGACCAATACAACCAACCACTCATCGACTTCCTCTCCTCATTACCAGAACAAGAACAG GTGATACTTGTAGGTCATAGTGCAGGAGGGCTAAGCTTAACGAGCTCGATACAGAGATTCCCTAAGAAGATCTGTCTGGCTGTTTATATCGCAGCCACAATGCTCAAATTCGGGCTTCAGACCGATGAAGATTTGAAAGAt GGAGTGCCTGACCTATCAGAACATGGTGATGTATATGAGCTCGGTTTCGGTTTAGGACCAGAGAATCCTCCTACCAGCGCCCTTATCAAACCGGAGTTCAGACGAAAGCTCCTTTACCACATGAGTCCTCAACAG GAATGTGCGTTGGCTGCGTTAATGATGAGACCAGCTCCGCTTCTGGCGCTCACAACTGCAAAAATGGAAGAAAAGGGACAAGAAGAGGAGGTGCCGCGCGTGTACATCAAGACAATGCACGACAGGGTGATGAAACCGGAGCAGCAGGAGGCGATGATGAAACGGTGGCCACCGAGCCAAGTTTACGAAGTGGACAGCGACCATTCACCTTTCTTCTCTAACCCATTTGTTCTGTGCGGTTTACTCGTCAAAGCTGCTGTTTCCGCGGGTTCAGTATAG
- the LOC130501189 gene encoding cytochrome b-c1 complex subunit 8-1, mitochondrial, protein MGKQPVKLKAVVYALSPFQQKIMTGLWKDLPEKIHHKVSENWISATLLLTPVLGTYWYAQHFQEQEKLEHRF, encoded by the exons ATGGGGAAGCAGCCGGTGAAGTTGAAGGCGGTGGTATACGCGCTATCGCCGTTTCAGCAGAAGATAATGACCGGACTCTGGAAGGATCTCCCGGAGAAGATCCACCACAAGGTCTCGGAGAATTGGATCAGCGCCACTCTCCTCCTCACTCCTGTCCTCGGTACCTACTG GTATGCTCAGCACTTCCAGGAACAGGAGAAACTCGAGCACAGGTTCTAA